In Gammaproteobacteria bacterium, one DNA window encodes the following:
- the rsmD gene encoding 16S rRNA (guanine(966)-N(2))-methyltransferase RsmD, translated as MASARGKVRIIGGQWRSRLLAFPEHPDLRPTADRIRETLFNWLGQDLSGMRCLDLFAGSGALGFEAASRGAALAVMVDDDAAIYRMLRENREKLQAAQVELVMMNAMNFLKSDTRKFDVVFLDPPYRLALLPELLALLPSHLAMGGLVYAETKGHWTADAQWSVRRKAKAGTVHYQLLELTQHG; from the coding sequence ATGGCGTCAGCTCGCGGCAAAGTTCGTATCATCGGCGGTCAATGGCGCAGCCGCTTACTGGCTTTTCCCGAACATCCTGATTTAAGACCCACGGCCGATCGAATCCGTGAAACGCTGTTTAATTGGCTGGGGCAAGATTTAAGTGGCATGCGCTGTCTCGATTTGTTTGCCGGCAGCGGTGCGTTGGGTTTTGAAGCCGCATCCCGCGGCGCGGCATTGGCGGTGATGGTCGATGACGATGCTGCAATCTATCGCATGTTGCGCGAAAATAGGGAAAAATTACAGGCGGCTCAGGTTGAGCTGGTCATGATGAATGCAATGAATTTTTTGAAGTCGGATACGCGGAAATTTGATGTCGTTTTTCTCGACCCCCCTTATCGTCTGGCGTTGTTGCCGGAATTGCTGGCTTTATTGCCAAGCCATCTTGCTATGGGCGGGCTGGTTTATGCCGAAACTAAAGGCCATTGGACTGCGGATGCACAGTGGAGTGTACGGCGCAAAGCAAAAGCCGGTACCGTACATTATCAACTGCTGGAGTTGACGCAGCATGGATAA
- the coaD gene encoding pantetheine-phosphate adenylyltransferase — translation MDKAIYPGTFDPITRGHEDLVRRAARLFDQVVVAVAVSSNKKPFFTLEERVEMAQEVLSGCSNVKIMPFSGLLMHFLQQQNARIILRGLRAASDFEYEFQMAGMNRGLYPDVETLFMTPSEQYMFISATMVREIASLGGNADTFVHPLVAKKLREKIVS, via the coding sequence ATGGATAAGGCGATTTATCCCGGCACCTTCGATCCGATAACCCGCGGACATGAAGACCTGGTGCGGCGTGCCGCGCGCTTATTCGATCAAGTGGTGGTGGCGGTCGCGGTGAGCAGCAACAAAAAACCGTTTTTCACCCTGGAAGAGCGTGTCGAAATGGCGCAAGAAGTCTTATCCGGCTGTTCCAATGTTAAAATAATGCCCTTTTCCGGCTTGCTGATGCATTTTTTGCAGCAACAGAATGCGCGCATTATTTTGCGTGGCTTGCGCGCCGCATCCGACTTTGAATATGAATTCCAGATGGCGGGAATGAATCGCGGGTTGTACCCCGATGTGGAAACTTTGTTCATGACGCCGTCGGAACAATATATGTTCATCTCTGCCACTATGGTGCGTGAGATTGCGTCACTCGGCGGTAACGCCGATACCTTTGTGCATCCCTTGGTTGCCAAAAAGCTGCGCGAAAAAATAGTTAGCTAG
- a CDS encoding YfhL family 4Fe-4S dicluster ferredoxin produces MALIITDECINCDVCEPECPNGAISQGEEIYQIDPALCTECVGHYNEPQCVEVCPVDCIKVNPGKIESKEQLQAKYQALIAAKSK; encoded by the coding sequence ATGGCATTAATCATTACCGACGAATGTATCAATTGCGATGTTTGTGAACCTGAGTGTCCTAACGGCGCGATTTCACAAGGTGAAGAAATCTACCAGATCGATCCGGCGCTGTGCACCGAATGTGTCGGGCACTACAATGAGCCGCAATGCGTCGAGGTGTGTCCGGTTGACTGTATAAAAGTCAATCCCGGTAAGATTGAAAGTAAAGAACAACTGCAAGCGAAATATCAAGCGCTTATTGCTGCAAAATCAAAATAA